The window AAGTTAATGGCTTCTTCAACGCGTTCGCTGCTTTCTTCGCCTGACTCTTCTTGCTGGACGATACAATGCTGAAGGTTCTGGCCGAGAATGTGTCCCATTGCCCGGTCAAGCGCAGAACGTGATGCGGTCAACTGAGTGATGACATCTTTGCACTCTTTTTCGTCCTCCATCATGCGGATAATTCCGCGAATTTGCCCCTCAACACGCTTCAAACGATTTTTAACCTCAGGAGCATATTCCATTGCATTTCCTCCTCAATATTAAAGTAAAGAAAGTTGTTTACATCTTAATGTTCTCAGTTTCCGAAACAACATTCATTTATA of the Bacillus marinisedimentorum genome contains:
- a CDS encoding metal-sensitive transcriptional regulator, whose amino-acid sequence is MEYAPEVKNRLKRVEGQIRGIIRMMEDEKECKDVITQLTASRSALDRAMGHILGQNLQHCIVQQEESGEESSERVEEAINLLIRSR